The proteins below come from a single Zhouia spongiae genomic window:
- a CDS encoding TonB-dependent receptor — protein MKQCASYVMLFFLSVTFANAQAEKKKDSIGEKEVPIALDEVLVSAVRVTSEVPVTFSNLNKKDIKKRNLGQDIPSLMNYLPSVVTTSDAGAGVGYTGIRVRGSDATRVNVTINGIPYNDAESQGTFWVNMPDFASSTENLQLQRGVGTSTNGAGAFGASLNVLTDAVSEDAYGELSNSYGSFNTRKHTVKFSTGLLNDHIEISGRLSAVASDGYIDRAESDLKSYFLQGAYVNDRTLIKALVFGGHEVTYQAWNGIDPSYLASVGLNENMLEENRRFNSAGLYFDEDNNVRFYDNEVDDYKQDHTQLHWNEKWDSNWSTNLALHYTYGRGYFEQYKEDESFEDYNLEPIATADGEINTTDLIRRRWLDNDFYGTTFSANYQNNGVDLILGGAWNKYEGDHFGEVIWAKYASNSEIRDRYYDDSSVKTDLNVYGKASFMLTGELSFYSDLQYRRVTYKANGDETGLVNDDFDFFNPKAGVTYNLDHANDLYFSYARAHREPNRNDYENGNPRPEKLNDFELGWRHKSAGVKWNLNAYYMRYKDQLVLTGALNDVGAPLRKNIGDSYRLGVEADATIVLNSKFIIRPNIALSTNKNVDFYFERDGELADLGNTNIAYSPNFVGSNIFTYIPVSNLQISLLSKYVSEQYMGNIDAVGSKLSGYFVNDFNVQYEIQANSFIDSIVLTGLVNNIFDEKYISNGYFYTYNDDWSNPGQVTTIEGAGYYPQAGINFLVGATFRF, from the coding sequence ATGAAACAGTGTGCTAGTTACGTTATGTTATTTTTTTTGAGTGTTACTTTCGCTAACGCTCAGGCTGAAAAAAAGAAAGATTCTATCGGAGAAAAGGAAGTGCCGATAGCACTAGATGAAGTGTTGGTATCGGCTGTTCGGGTCACCTCGGAAGTCCCTGTCACATTCTCCAACTTAAACAAAAAAGACATTAAGAAAAGGAATCTTGGACAGGATATCCCATCACTGATGAATTACCTGCCGTCGGTTGTAACCACTTCAGATGCCGGGGCAGGAGTGGGTTATACAGGCATCAGGGTGAGGGGTAGCGACGCTACCCGTGTAAACGTTACCATTAACGGGATTCCGTATAATGATGCGGAATCCCAGGGTACTTTTTGGGTCAATATGCCTGATTTTGCCTCGTCGACCGAAAATTTACAACTACAAAGAGGGGTTGGAACATCGACAAACGGAGCAGGTGCCTTTGGAGCCAGTTTAAACGTATTAACAGATGCTGTTTCTGAAGATGCTTATGGCGAGTTGTCTAATTCTTATGGAAGCTTTAATACGAGGAAGCATACTGTTAAATTCAGTACCGGACTGTTGAATGATCATATTGAGATTTCCGGACGTTTATCGGCTGTAGCTTCTGATGGTTATATCGATAGGGCCGAATCTGACCTGAAGTCATATTTTCTGCAAGGAGCTTACGTAAACGACCGAACCCTTATAAAAGCATTGGTGTTTGGCGGGCATGAAGTTACCTATCAGGCATGGAATGGCATAGATCCGTCTTATTTGGCAAGTGTCGGATTGAATGAAAATATGCTGGAAGAAAACAGACGTTTTAATTCAGCAGGATTGTATTTTGATGAAGATAACAATGTCAGGTTTTACGATAATGAAGTAGATGATTATAAACAAGACCACACCCAATTACACTGGAATGAAAAATGGGACAGCAACTGGAGCACCAATTTGGCATTGCATTATACCTATGGCAGAGGTTATTTCGAACAGTATAAAGAAGACGAATCTTTCGAGGATTACAACCTGGAACCCATTGCAACAGCCGATGGTGAAATTAATACTACCGACCTCATCAGGAGAAGATGGTTAGACAATGATTTTTACGGAACCACTTTTTCTGCCAACTATCAAAACAACGGCGTTGATTTGATCTTGGGAGGAGCATGGAATAAATATGAAGGCGATCATTTTGGTGAGGTTATTTGGGCCAAATATGCATCGAATAGTGAAATACGCGATCGTTATTATGACGATAGCTCTGTGAAAACAGATTTGAATGTATACGGAAAAGCCAGTTTTATGCTTACCGGTGAGCTTAGCTTTTATAGTGATTTGCAATACAGAAGGGTTACGTACAAAGCTAATGGAGATGAAACAGGATTAGTAAACGATGATTTTGATTTTTTTAACCCGAAGGCTGGTGTGACTTATAACCTTGATCATGCCAACGATCTGTATTTTTCATATGCGAGAGCACACAGGGAGCCTAACAGGAATGATTATGAGAATGGAAATCCCAGACCGGAAAAGCTGAATGATTTTGAATTGGGGTGGAGACACAAATCGGCAGGGGTTAAATGGAACCTGAATGCTTATTATATGCGATATAAAGATCAACTGGTACTAACAGGAGCGCTTAATGATGTTGGTGCCCCGCTTCGAAAAAATATTGGAGATAGTTACAGACTGGGAGTCGAAGCCGATGCTACGATCGTATTGAACAGCAAATTCATCATTCGTCCGAATATAGCATTAAGTACGAACAAAAATGTCGACTTTTATTTTGAAAGAGATGGAGAACTGGCTGATCTGGGCAATACAAACATTGCTTATTCCCCCAACTTTGTGGGGTCTAACATATTTACATACATCCCTGTCAGTAATTTGCAGATATCGTTGCTTTCCAAGTATGTTTCCGAGCAGTACATGGGTAATATTGATGCCGTTGGGTCTAAGCTTTCAGGTTATTTCGTAAATGATTTTAATGTTCAGTATGAAATCCAGGCGAATTCATTTATCGACTCGATCGTACTAACGGGGTTGGTGAACAATATCTTCGACGAAAAGTATATTTCAAACGGATATTTTTATACCTATAACGACGACTGGAGTAATCCGGGTCAGGTAACAACCATAGAGGGAGCCGGGTATTATCCCCAGGCAGGAATAAACTTCCTTGTAGGGGCCACATTTAGGTTTTAG
- a CDS encoding family 20 glycosylhydrolase codes for MKTIKHLFFCLSFILFTNTYSQDILPVKGLCIAAPHRDHVNEFVRFIDNELGPGGINTLILRIDFNYAYKSRPELRGDNPLTQTDIRKLVDVCKKHQINLIPQINLLGHQSWAEKTNKLLEVYPEFDETPNIKVPKTYEWPNADGLYCKSYCPLHPEVHKVVFALVDEIIEAFEASSFHAGMDEVFYLAHPDCKRCSGKDPAKLFADEVNKISNYLSHKNIRLWIWGDRLIDGKTTGIGMWEASMNNTARAVDLIDTSVMICDWHYEKALPTATLFAMKGFDVLTCPWRNPEVTRKQVEMTYLLRENSNGIMKDHYQGILQTIWSSAKNFMEEYYDKKSHRKKQGQAASFTSMISAIKKHEAK; via the coding sequence TTGAAAACCATAAAGCACCTCTTTTTTTGTTTGTCGTTTATTCTTTTTACAAATACTTACAGCCAGGACATCCTTCCTGTTAAAGGTCTTTGCATTGCAGCACCCCATAGAGATCATGTAAATGAATTTGTCAGGTTCATCGACAATGAACTGGGCCCTGGCGGAATAAACACCCTGATCCTTAGGATAGATTTTAATTACGCCTACAAATCGAGGCCGGAGCTGAGGGGAGACAATCCACTCACTCAAACGGACATTCGAAAATTAGTTGATGTTTGTAAAAAACATCAGATAAACCTGATTCCCCAGATAAATTTGCTGGGACATCAATCCTGGGCTGAAAAAACGAACAAACTGCTGGAAGTTTACCCGGAATTTGATGAAACACCCAATATTAAAGTCCCGAAAACATACGAATGGCCCAATGCAGACGGGCTTTATTGCAAAAGCTACTGTCCGCTTCATCCAGAAGTCCATAAAGTTGTATTCGCCTTGGTTGATGAGATCATTGAAGCTTTTGAAGCTTCATCATTCCATGCCGGAATGGATGAAGTATTCTACCTGGCCCATCCGGATTGTAAGCGGTGTAGCGGAAAAGATCCTGCCAAGCTATTTGCTGACGAAGTAAATAAGATAAGCAACTATCTTTCTCATAAAAACATCCGCCTGTGGATTTGGGGAGACCGGCTGATCGATGGTAAAACAACCGGTATCGGCATGTGGGAAGCCAGCATGAACAATACTGCCCGGGCTGTCGACCTGATAGACACATCCGTGATGATCTGCGACTGGCATTACGAAAAAGCTTTGCCGACTGCTACATTATTTGCCATGAAAGGTTTTGATGTCCTGACATGCCCCTGGCGTAATCCGGAGGTGACCAGAAAACAGGTGGAAATGACCTACCTGCTCCGGGAGAACTCCAACGGGATTATGAAAGATCATTATCAGGGCATACTGCAAACGATATGGTCTTCTGCCAAAAACTTCATGGAGGAATATTACGACAAGAAAAGTCATCGTAAAAAACAAGGACAGGCGGCCTCTTTTACATCAATGATATCGGCCATAAAAAAGCACGAAGCAAAATAA